The following coding sequences lie in one Carassius carassius chromosome 1, fCarCar2.1, whole genome shotgun sequence genomic window:
- the LOC132149090 gene encoding zinc finger protein 271-like codes for MEFVKEEREENTSEPETSTIKQEEPETWRIKQEEPEIKQEEPETCRIKHEEPETLRIKPEEQETWRINHEEPEIKHEEQAEFIDEKEENEESSEVEEKNNVKTGGKPWSCSQTKQKDLKKKRVNIYFTCTQCEKSFTCKSKLNSHMRVHTGEKPYKCSHCDKRFSQSSNLKKHERIHTGEKLYKCLHCDKKFNQTTDLKKHERIHTGEKPYKCSHCDKRFSVSSVLKIHEVIHTGEKPYMCSHCDKRFSDLSSLKKHERIHTGEKPYKCSHCDKRFGVSSSLKRHEMIHTGEKPYMCSHCDKRFSDLSSLKKHERIHTGEKPYMCSHCDKRFSDLSSLKNHERIHNGEKPYMCSHCDKRFSDLSSLKKHERILTGEKPHMCSHCDKRFGNLSNLKTHERIHNGEKPYKCSHCDKRFSQSSNLKTHERIHTGEKPYMCSHCDKKFRQIGDLKTHERIHTGEKPYKCSHCDKKFRQIGDLKTHERIHTGEKPYKCSHCDKKFRQTGDLKTHKRIHNGEKPYKCSHCDKRFSGSSNLKRHDRIHNGEKAHHRNDT; via the exons atggagtttgtgaaagaagagagagaagagaacacgagtgaaccagaaaccagcacaataaaacaagaagaaccagaaacctggagaataaaacaagaggaaccagaaataaaacaagaggaaccagaaacatgcagaataaaacacgaggaaccagaaactttGAGAATAAAACCAGAGGAAcaagaaacctggagaataaatcacgaggaaccagaaataaaacacgaggaacaagCAG agttCATTGACGAAAAAGAGGAAAATGAAGAATCAAGTGAAGTTGAGGAGAAAAATAATGTCAAAACTGGTGGAAAACCTTGGAGTTGCTCTCAAACCAAAcaaaaagatttaaagaaaaaaagagttaaCATATatttcacctgcactcagtgtgaaaagagtttCACATGTAAATCAAAACTTAATAGTCAtatgagagttcatactggagagaaaccttacaagtgttcacactgtgacaagagattcagtcaatcatcaaatctgaaaaaacatgagaggatccacactggagagaaactgtaTAAGTGTTTACACTGTGACAAGAAATTTAATCAGACAACAGatctgaaaaaacatgagaggattcacactggagagaaaccttacaagtgttcacactgtgacaagagattcagtgtgtcatcaGTTCTAAAAATACATGAggtgatccacactggagagaaaccttacatgtgttcacactgtgacaagagattcagtgatttatcaagtctgaaaaaacatgagaggatccacactggagagaaaccttacaagtgttcacactgtgacaagagattcggtgtgtcatcaagtctgaaaagacatgagatgatccacactggagagaaaccttacatgtgttcacactgtgacaagagattcagtgatttatcaagtctgaaaaaacatgagaggatccacactggagagaaaccttacatgtgttcacactgtgacaagagattcagtgatttaTCAAGTCTGAAAAaccatgagaggattcacaatggagagaaaccttacatgtgttcacactgtgacaagagattcagtgatttatcaagtctgaaaaaacatgagaggattcttactggagagaaacctcacatgtgttcacactgtgacaagagattcggTAATTtatcaaatctgaaaacacatgagaggatccacaatggagagaaaccttacaagtgttcacactgtgacaagagattcagtcaatcatcaaatctgaaaacacatgagaggattcacactggagagaaaccttacatgtgttcacactgtgacaagaaatTCCGTCAAATAGgagatctgaaaacacatgagaggattcacactggagagaaaccttacaagtgttcacactgtgacaagaaatTCCGTCAAATAGgagatctgaaaacacatgagaggattcacactggagagaaaccttacaagtgttcacactgtgacaagaaatTCCGTCAAACAGGAGATCTGAAAACACATAAGAGGATCCACAacggagagaaaccttataagtgttcacactgtgacaagagattcagtggtTCATCGAATCTGAAGAGACATGATAGGATTCACAACGGAGAGAAAGCACATCACCGCAATGACACATAG